One window from the genome of Streptomyces sp. NBC_01476 encodes:
- a CDS encoding lysophospholipid acyltransferase family protein, whose amino-acid sequence MTASAWAAVSPCTPACVTEGPPGAGRALTLRRYAAFAATLAGAAAAGKRLGEGAELQARARSLMADLGVGLSGAEDGLAVPGTRTGTLIVANHISWLDVLALLATQPATLLAKREVGQWPVVGTLVRRAGTRFIDREGLRGLPETVRELGALLRSGESVIVFPEGTTWCSVPGGPFRRATFQAAIDADAPVRPVTVTYLRHEVPTTLPAFVGEGTFAASFRRVAGTRGLSVRITAHAPLRPAGHDRRSLAALAQAAVGQQGDGALHGCLHGALPAGTG is encoded by the coding sequence GTGACCGCGAGCGCCTGGGCGGCGGTCTCGCCCTGTACGCCGGCCTGCGTCACCGAAGGCCCGCCGGGGGCCGGACGGGCGCTGACGCTGCGGCGGTACGCGGCCTTCGCCGCGACCCTCGCCGGGGCCGCGGCGGCCGGGAAACGGCTCGGGGAGGGCGCGGAACTGCAGGCGCGGGCCCGTTCTCTGATGGCCGACCTCGGTGTCGGCCTGTCGGGCGCGGAGGACGGGCTCGCGGTGCCCGGCACCAGGACCGGCACGCTCATCGTGGCCAACCACATCTCATGGCTGGACGTACTCGCCCTGCTGGCGACGCAGCCCGCCACGCTGCTCGCCAAGCGGGAGGTGGGGCAGTGGCCGGTGGTGGGCACGCTCGTACGCCGCGCCGGCACGCGGTTCATCGACCGCGAGGGCCTGCGGGGGCTGCCGGAGACGGTACGGGAACTGGGGGCGCTGCTGCGCTCGGGAGAGTCGGTGATCGTCTTTCCCGAGGGCACGACCTGGTGCTCGGTGCCGGGAGGCCCGTTCCGCCGGGCCACCTTCCAGGCGGCCATCGACGCGGACGCCCCGGTCCGGCCGGTCACGGTCACCTACCTCCGGCACGAAGTGCCCACCACGCTCCCGGCGTTCGTCGGCGAAGGCACCTTCGCGGCCTCCTTCCGCCGGGTCGCCGGCACCCGTGGCCTCTCCGTCCGGATCACCGCGCACGCCCCCTTGCGTCCGGCGGGCCACGACCGCCGCTCGCTGGCGGCTCTGGCCCAGGCCGCGGTGGGTCAGCAGGGGGACGGGGCCCTCCACGGGTGCCTCCACGGGGCACTCCCGGCCGGCACCGGATGA
- a CDS encoding GNAT family N-acetyltransferase, with amino-acid sequence MPTRSYVTSIAATQEEIRAAQRLRYKIFAEEKGAVLRTPLPGHDIDAFDELVDHLIVTERTTGDVVGTYRLLPPGRSARLYSDGEFDLGALHGLRDSLVETGRACVHPDHRDGTVINLMWSGLARYVLLSGHRYLAGCASVPLADGGQSAADTWLLGTTKYACPPELRVRPLDPWTPPRQLTPRPDAASLPPLLRGYLRVGAWICGAPAHDRDFGDADFLVLLDLERMNERYRRYFLGAEQ; translated from the coding sequence GTGCCGACCCGCTCCTACGTCACCTCCATCGCCGCCACTCAGGAAGAGATCCGCGCGGCACAGCGGCTGCGCTACAAGATCTTCGCCGAGGAGAAAGGCGCCGTGCTGCGCACACCGCTCCCCGGGCACGACATCGACGCGTTCGACGAGCTGGTCGACCATCTGATCGTCACCGAGCGCACCACCGGGGACGTCGTCGGCACCTACCGGCTGCTGCCGCCCGGCCGCTCCGCCCGCCTCTACTCCGACGGCGAGTTCGACCTCGGCGCGCTGCACGGGCTGCGGGACTCCCTGGTCGAGACCGGCCGGGCCTGTGTGCACCCCGACCACCGGGACGGGACCGTCATCAACCTCATGTGGTCAGGTCTGGCCCGCTACGTACTGCTCTCCGGGCACCGTTACCTCGCCGGCTGCGCCTCGGTGCCGCTGGCCGACGGCGGCCAGAGCGCGGCCGACACCTGGCTGCTGGGCACCACGAAGTACGCCTGCCCGCCCGAGCTGCGTGTCCGGCCGCTCGACCCCTGGACGCCGCCGCGGCAGCTCACCCCCCGGCCGGACGCCGCCTCGCTGCCGCCGCTGCTCCGCGGCTATCTGCGGGTCGGCGCCTGGATATGCGGGGCGCCCGCGCACGACCGGGACTTCGGGGACGCGGACTTCCTCGTCCTGCTGGACCTGGAGCGGATGAACGAGCGGTACCGGCGGTACTTCCTCGGCGCGGAACAGTGA
- a CDS encoding AAWKG family protein (Members of this family are unrelated to eukaryotic Tcp10, although some members contain a repetitive region similar to a C-terminal repeat region of Tcp10.), translating into MAADNWEHIINLMTGFTLTERSAIEGSKGAGGIPWMDVEIKELDLSLHAQSAEHGDGMGFDIQFFSGRNDDLRMYQATVTFKDQTDGRQYWQRSAAALADLVNEPFRTANATSDYGGAPSPENGVDLRSFTLLAKAFDNAGTFFTHHTETLKQWAESLGDENAAWRGQAAGVFWHLINDLHDKYDNYRSELVPPGFAPANTSVEQPAYQSSTKHGDSVMGAQVDLHKALVDLNDHLTKFLNQTATPIPVTHPDGSTTSDAVNGDTREVLAQVMREITNWVATVNAPNVRMQWTGSRMPQSTHGGHANRAEKWTTTSAYQDATTWGNLHDTSTWSAAANEAVKRWQTNIETNLDTPARTTVTNLQQSWSRVLDPNWDTTFAFEDSSTTSLSEELQEEKQELAQEKADKAQEDLNNNLNNLGNNINGLGDNLNGLGDNLNGLGDNLNGLGDNINSGLNGFGDNFKGFGDDINSGLNGLGDNLNGLGDNINSGLNGFGDNFNSGLNGLGDNLNGLGDNINSGLNGFGNNLNGLGGPSGVDGGGPISTQTGDGTWLTPNGLVPGGSAPVFTSSGPGPTGVRNADGSVTTQNGDGSVTTTFPDGSSTTVHPDGTVVTEHGDGTSLTSQLGTGQSLTNPDGSTTTIGQNGDISTRFPDGSTVTQHGDGSLTTTGADGSSSTHFPNGTVETTGADGSTQVTAPDGSTVTQNGDGSVTTHFPDGSSTTVDPDGTVVTQHGDGTSLTSHLGDGQSLTNPDGSTTTIGDNGDIGTHFPDGSTVTQHGDGSLTTDFPDGSSTTHFPNGVVENTGTDGITHLTAPDGTTMTQNADGSLTSDFPDGSSTSLSPDGTVTTTTPDGHTVTTHLGDGQSLANPDGSTTTIGDNGGITTHYPDGSSVTVNPDGTVTATNATGTGTGLGGLGGLDGLGGDQPPVTVGGGSGLSGVHVPATSSSFGGSSGGLDLHNGDGTMTTHFPSGASATTDGNGFTTTRFPDGSSTISGPGGQFQAVPSPATAAAAGLGGELQGLGGVAAVPSAAGDAGLSAMMSPMMMMMGMSRMGQQGGQQGGERVRETYQENDSDGAFIHGGGYQQQPPPEDVFEDFEEEEEDPQELPSRTPTTGQGRRTGPHRPTTQSTDWSDSHEDVWGTGEEGLPSSIGR; encoded by the coding sequence ATGGCCGCAGACAACTGGGAACACATCATCAACCTGATGACCGGCTTCACGCTCACCGAGCGGTCGGCGATCGAGGGCAGCAAGGGCGCCGGCGGTATCCCGTGGATGGACGTCGAGATCAAGGAGCTCGACCTCAGCCTGCACGCGCAGAGCGCCGAGCACGGCGACGGCATGGGGTTCGACATCCAGTTCTTCTCGGGCCGGAACGACGACCTGCGGATGTACCAGGCGACCGTCACCTTCAAGGACCAGACCGACGGCAGGCAGTACTGGCAGCGCAGCGCCGCCGCGCTGGCCGATCTGGTCAACGAGCCCTTCCGCACGGCGAACGCGACCTCCGACTACGGTGGTGCGCCGAGTCCTGAGAACGGGGTGGACCTGCGGTCGTTCACCTTGCTGGCGAAGGCGTTCGACAACGCGGGGACGTTCTTCACCCATCACACGGAGACGCTCAAGCAGTGGGCTGAGAGTCTGGGTGACGAGAACGCGGCGTGGAGGGGCCAGGCGGCGGGCGTCTTCTGGCACTTGATCAACGACCTGCACGACAAGTACGACAACTACCGCTCCGAGCTGGTCCCGCCGGGGTTCGCCCCGGCCAACACCTCCGTGGAGCAGCCCGCTTACCAGTCGAGCACCAAACACGGCGACTCGGTCATGGGCGCCCAGGTCGACCTGCACAAGGCGCTGGTCGACCTGAACGACCACCTGACGAAGTTCCTCAACCAGACCGCCACGCCCATTCCGGTGACCCACCCGGACGGCAGCACCACCTCGGACGCCGTCAACGGTGACACCCGCGAGGTCCTGGCGCAGGTCATGCGGGAGATCACCAACTGGGTCGCCACGGTCAACGCACCGAACGTCCGGATGCAGTGGACCGGCAGCCGCATGCCGCAGAGCACGCACGGCGGCCACGCCAATCGCGCGGAGAAGTGGACCACGACGAGCGCCTACCAGGACGCGACCACCTGGGGCAATCTCCATGACACCAGTACGTGGTCGGCGGCTGCCAACGAGGCGGTGAAGCGGTGGCAGACCAACATCGAGACGAATCTCGACACGCCCGCCCGTACCACGGTGACCAACCTCCAGCAGTCGTGGAGCCGGGTGCTGGACCCCAACTGGGACACGACGTTCGCTTTCGAGGACTCCAGCACCACCTCGCTCTCCGAGGAACTCCAGGAGGAGAAGCAGGAGCTCGCGCAGGAGAAGGCCGACAAGGCCCAGGAGGACCTGAACAACAACCTCAACAACCTGGGCAACAACATCAACGGGCTCGGGGACAACCTCAATGGCCTGGGCGACAACCTGAACGGCCTGGGGGACAACCTCAACGGTCTCGGCGACAACATCAACAGCGGCCTGAACGGTTTCGGTGACAACTTCAAGGGCTTCGGCGACGACATCAACAGCGGCCTCAACGGGCTGGGCGACAACCTCAATGGCCTCGGCGACAACATCAACAGCGGCCTGAACGGCTTCGGCGACAACTTCAACAGCGGTCTCAACGGGCTCGGGGACAACCTCAACGGCCTGGGCGACAACATCAACAGCGGCCTCAACGGTTTCGGCAACAACCTGAACGGTTTGGGTGGTCCGTCGGGTGTGGATGGTGGGGGTCCGATCTCGACGCAGACGGGGGATGGGACGTGGTTGACGCCGAATGGTCTGGTGCCGGGTGGGTCGGCGCCGGTGTTCACGAGTTCGGGTCCGGGTCCGACGGGGGTGCGGAACGCGGACGGGAGTGTCACTACGCAGAACGGGGACGGGAGTGTCACGACGACGTTCCCGGACGGGAGTTCGACGACGGTGCATCCGGACGGGACGGTGGTGACCGAGCATGGTGACGGGACGTCGCTGACGAGTCAGCTGGGGACGGGTCAGTCGCTGACGAATCCGGACGGGTCGACGACGACGATCGGGCAGAACGGGGACATCTCGACGCGTTTCCCGGACGGCAGTACGGTCACGCAGCATGGTGACGGGAGTCTGACGACGACGGGCGCGGACGGGTCGAGCAGTACGCATTTCCCCAACGGGACGGTGGAGACGACCGGGGCGGACGGGTCGACGCAGGTGACCGCGCCGGATGGCAGCACGGTCACGCAGAACGGTGACGGGAGTGTCACCACGCATTTCCCGGACGGGAGTTCCACCACGGTGGATCCGGACGGGACGGTGGTGACCCAGCACGGTGACGGGACGTCGTTGACCAGTCATCTGGGGGACGGGCAGTCGCTGACGAACCCGGACGGGTCGACGACCACGATCGGTGACAACGGGGACATCGGGACGCATTTCCCGGATGGCAGTACGGTCACGCAGCACGGGGACGGGAGTCTGACGACGGACTTCCCGGACGGGTCGAGTACGACGCATTTCCCCAACGGGGTGGTGGAGAACACCGGGACGGACGGGATCACGCATCTGACGGCGCCGGACGGGACGACGATGACGCAGAACGCCGACGGGAGTCTGACGTCGGACTTCCCCGACGGGAGCAGTACGTCGCTGAGTCCGGACGGGACGGTGACGACGACGACGCCGGACGGGCACACGGTGACGACGCATCTGGGGGACGGGCAGTCGCTGGCCAACCCGGACGGGTCGACGACCACGATCGGGGACAACGGGGGGATCACGACGCATTATCCGGACGGGAGTTCGGTGACGGTCAACCCGGACGGGACGGTGACCGCCACCAATGCCACGGGGACGGGGACGGGTCTGGGCGGGCTGGGGGGTCTGGACGGTCTGGGCGGGGATCAGCCGCCGGTGACGGTCGGGGGCGGCAGTGGGCTGTCGGGGGTGCATGTCCCGGCGACCTCGTCGTCGTTCGGCGGGAGTTCGGGGGGTTTGGATCTGCACAACGGTGACGGGACGATGACGACGCATTTCCCGTCGGGTGCGTCGGCGACGACGGATGGGAACGGGTTCACCACGACGAGGTTCCCTGATGGGAGCAGCACGATTTCCGGGCCGGGGGGGCAGTTCCAGGCGGTGCCGAGTCCGGCGACGGCGGCTGCCGCGGGTCTGGGCGGGGAGTTGCAGGGTCTGGGCGGGGTCGCTGCGGTGCCGTCGGCGGCGGGTGACGCGGGGCTGAGCGCGATGATGTCGCCGATGATGATGATGATGGGAATGTCCCGGATGGGGCAGCAGGGGGGTCAGCAGGGCGGGGAGCGGGTCCGGGAGACATATCAGGAGAACGACTCCGACGGGGCGTTCATCCATGGTGGCGGGTATCAGCAGCAGCCCCCGCCGGAGGATGTGTTCGAGGACTTCGAGGAAGAGGAAGAAGACCCTCAGGAACTGCCCAGCCGGACCCCGACCACCGGCCAGGGCCGCCGCACCGGCCCCCACCGCCCCACCACCCAGAGCACCGACTGGTCCGACAGTCACGAAGACGTCTGGGGCACCGGCGAAGAAGGACTCCCCTCCTCCATCGGCCGCTGA
- a CDS encoding LPXTG cell wall anchor domain-containing protein — MIRFSFKGLPAKVEAGGGWYPFTLNVTDTTSTAVGAVEATVTVSNGEASENGDLFEHAYLEFWDAGRGTWLSLKDEGKDEYRETGIIYGYTDLQAHESAGLRFRLRVDAKATPGNSYAVGGGTYVDPEKHCTDGTTTDASFEVLAPGESGGGSGPGGTPAPSATAGGSPGGTPAAPATGTLAETGSSGAVPVLAAAGGAAVLGGAGAMVLVRRRRSGTGAA; from the coding sequence ATGATCCGCTTCAGCTTCAAGGGGCTGCCCGCCAAGGTCGAGGCGGGCGGCGGCTGGTACCCCTTCACGCTGAACGTGACCGACACCACGAGTACGGCGGTGGGTGCGGTCGAGGCGACGGTCACCGTCAGCAACGGCGAAGCCAGTGAGAACGGGGACCTGTTCGAGCACGCCTATCTGGAGTTCTGGGACGCGGGCCGCGGCACATGGCTCTCCCTGAAGGACGAGGGGAAGGACGAGTACCGGGAAACCGGCATCATCTACGGCTACACCGATCTGCAGGCCCATGAGTCCGCCGGCCTGAGGTTCCGTCTGCGGGTCGACGCCAAGGCCACACCCGGCAACAGCTACGCGGTCGGCGGCGGCACGTATGTGGACCCGGAGAAGCACTGCACCGACGGCACCACCACCGATGCCTCGTTCGAGGTGCTCGCACCCGGTGAGAGCGGCGGCGGCTCCGGCCCGGGCGGCACGCCCGCTCCGTCCGCCACCGCCGGCGGTTCGCCGGGCGGCACGCCGGCCGCTCCGGCCACCGGAACGCTCGCCGAGACGGGTTCGTCGGGCGCGGTGCCGGTGCTCGCCGCCGCCGGTGGCGCGGCCGTCCTGGGAGGGGCGGGCGCGATGGTCCTGGTGCGGCGCCGCAGGAGCGGTACCGGAGCTGCCTGA
- a CDS encoding arabinofuranosidase catalytic domain-containing protein yields the protein MREKSPAATRSVPGGPVRPVLRLRKALLGAVAALAVVLSALIALPGVSQAAGSLPCDIYGAAGTPCVAAHSTTRALFSAYDGPLYQVTRASDGASTNIGVLTAGGYANAAQQDAFCATTTCRINKVYDQTSRHNDLNPGPAGTAGMGADRGADASEISVTAGGHKVYGIWISPGVGYRSNGAASGVAVNGAPEGAYMVASGTHVGSACCFDYGNAESTPADTGNGHMDAVSIATTCYFAPCTGSGPWIEADLENGMFQGDNGSNTANTGNNSPFVTAVLKNNGQTTYALKGGNSQSGGLTTWWNGSLPTRGGYKPMHQEGGIILGTGGDNSNWNMGTFFEGVMVAGYPTDAAENAVQANVVSVGYSGQTNVPNGPQGTITGPGGQCVDVAADDTGVNGAGVQLWNCQSYAEDQHWTHNANGSLSTIGRCLDINGNGTANGTQVELWDCNGVGGQVWIQQADGSLRNPQSGRCLDSPSGATGNGTRLQIYDCNGSAAQKFSVNAGGPVAAPGGKCVDVAADDTGVNGTAVQVWDCQNYALDQHWYHQTDGSLKTLGRCLDINGNGTANGTQVELWDCNGVGGQVWTQQADGSLRNPQSGRCLDAPNGATANGTRLQIYDCNGSAAQKFTLN from the coding sequence ATGCGCGAAAAGAGTCCAGCCGCCACAAGATCCGTGCCGGGCGGCCCGGTGCGACCGGTCCTCCGGCTCCGGAAAGCCCTGCTGGGAGCCGTGGCGGCCCTCGCGGTCGTCCTCAGCGCCCTGATCGCTCTTCCCGGTGTCTCGCAAGCCGCCGGTTCGCTGCCCTGCGACATCTACGGCGCCGCCGGCACCCCCTGCGTCGCCGCGCACAGCACTACCCGCGCCCTCTTCTCCGCCTACGACGGCCCCCTCTACCAGGTCACCCGGGCATCGGACGGCGCCAGCACCAACATCGGGGTGCTGACCGCGGGCGGCTATGCCAACGCCGCCCAGCAGGACGCGTTCTGTGCGACCACCACCTGCCGTATCAACAAAGTCTACGACCAGACCTCGCGGCACAACGACCTCAACCCCGGCCCGGCGGGCACCGCCGGCATGGGCGCCGACCGCGGTGCGGACGCCAGTGAGATCTCGGTGACGGCCGGCGGCCACAAGGTGTACGGCATCTGGATCTCGCCGGGTGTCGGCTACCGGTCCAACGGCGCGGCGTCCGGCGTCGCGGTCAACGGGGCGCCCGAGGGCGCCTACATGGTGGCCAGCGGCACCCATGTCGGCTCCGCCTGCTGCTTCGACTACGGCAACGCCGAGAGCACCCCCGCCGACACCGGCAACGGCCACATGGACGCCGTCAGCATCGCCACCACGTGCTACTTCGCACCGTGCACCGGGTCGGGCCCCTGGATCGAGGCCGACCTGGAGAACGGCATGTTCCAGGGCGACAACGGCTCCAACACCGCGAACACCGGCAACAACAGCCCGTTCGTCACCGCCGTGCTGAAGAACAACGGGCAGACGACGTACGCCTTGAAGGGCGGCAACTCCCAATCCGGCGGGCTGACGACCTGGTGGAACGGCTCCCTGCCGACACGCGGCGGCTACAAGCCGATGCATCAGGAAGGCGGCATCATCCTGGGCACCGGCGGCGACAACAGCAACTGGAACATGGGCACCTTCTTCGAGGGCGTGATGGTCGCCGGCTATCCGACCGACGCCGCCGAGAACGCGGTCCAGGCGAACGTCGTCTCGGTCGGCTACTCCGGCCAGACGAACGTCCCCAACGGCCCGCAGGGGACGATCACCGGCCCGGGCGGCCAATGTGTCGACGTCGCCGCCGACGACACCGGAGTCAACGGCGCCGGCGTGCAGTTGTGGAACTGCCAGTCCTACGCCGAGGACCAGCACTGGACGCACAACGCCAACGGCTCGCTGAGCACGATCGGGCGGTGCCTGGACATCAACGGCAACGGTACGGCGAACGGTACGCAGGTCGAGTTGTGGGACTGCAACGGTGTCGGTGGGCAGGTCTGGATCCAGCAGGCGGACGGTTCGCTGCGTAATCCGCAGTCGGGCCGCTGCCTGGACTCACCGAGCGGCGCGACCGGCAACGGGACCCGCCTGCAGATCTACGACTGCAACGGCTCCGCGGCCCAGAAGTTCTCGGTGAACGCCGGCGGCCCGGTCGCCGCCCCCGGCGGCAAGTGCGTCGACGTCGCCGCCGACGACACCGGAGTCAACGGCACGGCCGTGCAGGTGTGGGACTGTCAGAACTACGCGCTCGACCAGCACTGGTACCACCAGACCGACGGGTCGCTGAAGACGCTCGGCCGCTGCCTGGACATCAACGGCAACGGTACGGCGAACGGTACGCAGGTCGAGTTGTGGGACTGCAACGGTGTCGGTGGCCAGGTGTGGACCCAGCAGGCGGACGGTTCGCTGCGTAATCCGCAGTCGGGCCGGTGCCTGGACGCGCCGAACGGTGCGACGGCCAACGGGACCCGCCTGCAGATCTACGACTGCAACGGCTCCGCGGCCCAGAAGTTCACCCTCAACTGA
- a CDS encoding response regulator transcription factor: protein MTEAAPTRILLADDHQLVRRGVRLILDSEPDLTVVAEAGDGAEAVEAAREHHPDLAVLDIAMPRLTGLQAARELARVQPGVRILMLTMYDNEQYFFEALAAGASGYVLKSVADRDLVEACRATVRGEPFLYPGAVNALIRHDLDRAREGDAPPAKAITDREEEILKLVAEGHTSQEIAGLLVISVKTVERHRANLLEKLGMKDRLELTRYAIRVGLIEP from the coding sequence ATGACCGAGGCGGCACCGACCCGCATCCTGCTCGCCGACGACCACCAGCTGGTCCGCCGCGGGGTGCGCCTCATCCTCGACAGCGAACCGGACCTCACCGTCGTCGCCGAAGCGGGCGACGGCGCCGAAGCCGTCGAAGCGGCCCGCGAGCACCATCCGGACCTCGCCGTCCTCGACATCGCCATGCCCCGCCTGACCGGGCTGCAGGCCGCCCGTGAGCTGGCCCGTGTCCAGCCCGGAGTGCGGATCCTCATGCTCACCATGTACGACAACGAGCAGTACTTCTTCGAGGCCCTTGCCGCCGGCGCCTCCGGCTATGTCCTGAAGTCCGTCGCCGACCGTGACCTCGTCGAGGCCTGCCGTGCCACGGTGCGCGGCGAACCCTTCCTCTACCCCGGCGCTGTCAACGCGCTCATCCGTCATGACCTGGACCGGGCCCGCGAGGGCGACGCGCCCCCCGCCAAGGCCATCACCGACCGTGAGGAGGAGATCCTCAAGCTGGTGGCCGAGGGACACACCTCGCAGGAGATCGCCGGCCTGCTGGTCATCAGCGTCAAGACGGTGGAGCGGCACCGGGCCAACCTGCTGGAGAAGCTGGGGATGAAGGACCGGCTGGAGCTGACCCGTTACGCGATCCGCGTCGGGCTGATCGAACCGTAG
- the hpnH gene encoding adenosyl-hopene transferase HpnH translates to MALPLNLTVKIGSYLLKQKLRGRKKFPLIVEIEPLFACNLACNGCGKIQHPASVLKQRMPVDQVIGAVEECGAPMVSLAGGEPLMHPQIHVMTEQLLKRGKFVVLCTNAVLLPKHLHKFTPHRNFAWMVHIDGLRERHDESVSKEGVFDQAVEAIRQAKAAGFTVYTNSTFFNNDSPQDVIDVLDYLNDDLKVDMLQISPGYAYEKAPDQERFLGVEQTRQLFRKAFSEGRRKKWRFNHSELYLDFLEGRADFECTPWGIPSYSLSGWQRPCYLMADGYAGTYQELLDTTDWDKYGRGKDPRCDNCMAHCGYEPTAVLATIGSLKQSLRAVASR, encoded by the coding sequence ATGGCACTTCCGCTCAACCTGACCGTCAAGATCGGCAGCTATCTCCTGAAGCAGAAGCTGCGCGGACGCAAGAAGTTCCCCCTCATCGTGGAGATCGAACCGCTGTTCGCCTGCAATCTGGCGTGCAACGGCTGCGGCAAGATCCAGCACCCGGCCAGCGTCCTCAAGCAGCGCATGCCGGTCGACCAGGTGATCGGCGCGGTGGAGGAGTGCGGCGCCCCGATGGTCTCGCTGGCCGGCGGCGAGCCGCTGATGCACCCGCAGATCCACGTGATGACCGAACAGCTGCTCAAGCGGGGCAAGTTCGTCGTGCTGTGCACCAACGCGGTGCTGCTCCCCAAGCACCTCCACAAGTTCACCCCGCACCGCAACTTCGCCTGGATGGTGCACATCGACGGCCTGCGGGAGCGGCACGACGAGTCGGTGAGCAAGGAAGGCGTCTTTGACCAGGCAGTGGAGGCGATCCGGCAGGCCAAGGCGGCCGGTTTCACCGTCTACACCAACTCCACGTTCTTCAACAACGACAGCCCGCAGGACGTCATCGACGTGCTGGACTACCTCAACGACGACCTCAAGGTCGACATGCTGCAGATCTCCCCCGGTTACGCCTACGAGAAAGCGCCCGACCAGGAGCGCTTCCTCGGCGTCGAGCAGACCCGGCAGCTGTTCCGCAAGGCGTTCTCCGAGGGCCGCCGCAAGAAGTGGCGCTTCAACCACTCCGAGCTCTACCTGGACTTCCTTGAGGGCCGCGCCGACTTCGAGTGCACCCCCTGGGGCATCCCGTCGTACTCGCTCTCCGGCTGGCAGCGCCCCTGCTACCTGATGGCCGACGGTTACGCCGGCACGTACCAGGAACTCCTCGACACCACGGACTGGGACAAGTACGGCCGCGGCAAGGACCCCCGGTGCGACAACTGCATGGCACACTGCGGTTACGAGCCGACCGCCGTCCTCGCCACCATCGGCTCGCTCAAGCAGTCCCTGCGGGCGGTCGCGAGCCGCTGA
- a CDS encoding TetR/AcrR family transcriptional regulator: protein MERVEPTRGRRKADHMADTREALVEAGRELFAARGYAATGTEDIVAAARVTRGALYHHFSDKADLFRAVMERSARDMAQRLIEQETARAGAHPEYDAWTTLRLGFQSFLDACADPSFQRIVLIEGPAVLGHSVWDSLVDQHGYVLLADVLTEAMRQGSIDELAVQPLTRMLAALISEASLYIARAEDQTRAREDTGRALDRILAGLERPSR, encoded by the coding sequence ATGGAGCGAGTCGAGCCCACCCGGGGGCGCAGAAAAGCGGACCACATGGCCGATACGCGCGAGGCGCTCGTCGAGGCAGGGCGCGAGCTTTTCGCCGCGCGGGGCTACGCGGCCACCGGCACCGAGGACATCGTGGCCGCCGCCCGGGTGACCCGTGGCGCGCTCTACCACCACTTCAGCGACAAGGCCGATCTCTTCCGGGCGGTGATGGAGCGTTCCGCCCGGGACATGGCCCAGCGCCTCATCGAGCAGGAGACCGCCCGCGCCGGGGCGCACCCCGAGTACGACGCGTGGACCACGCTCCGGCTGGGCTTCCAGTCCTTCCTGGACGCCTGCGCGGACCCCTCCTTCCAGCGGATCGTGCTGATCGAGGGCCCCGCGGTGCTCGGCCACAGTGTGTGGGACTCGCTCGTCGACCAGCACGGCTATGTCCTGCTGGCCGACGTGCTCACCGAGGCGATGCGCCAGGGAAGCATCGACGAACTCGCGGTCCAGCCGCTCACCCGCATGCTGGCCGCGCTCATCTCCGAGGCGAGTCTCTACATCGCGCGCGCCGAGGACCAGACCCGCGCCCGCGAGGACACCGGCCGCGCCCTGGACCGCATCCTGGCCGGCCTCGAACGACCCTCCCGCTGA
- a CDS encoding TetR/AcrR family transcriptional regulator has translation MTVNRRPTGKHHGDLRNALEQAALALVAERGPHGFTLAEACRRAGVSVSAPYKHFADRDALLASLALKGYEEQQRRYRAATATSTDPAEQLAAYAAAYVRFAAQERALFDITFLAGLDKGRHEELARAGAALHDQLLPVARAVVPDREAALDLLIRISAAAHGLSLFLQQNMLPRGRDTLAAVEDQAARTAYALIDQQTQTSGRRRAGPGRQR, from the coding sequence GTGACAGTCAACCGACGCCCCACCGGCAAGCACCACGGCGACCTGCGCAACGCGCTGGAGCAGGCCGCTCTCGCCCTGGTGGCGGAGCGGGGCCCGCACGGCTTCACCCTGGCCGAGGCATGCCGCAGGGCGGGGGTGAGCGTGTCCGCGCCCTACAAGCACTTCGCCGACCGCGATGCCCTGTTGGCCTCGCTGGCGCTGAAGGGGTACGAGGAGCAGCAGCGGCGCTACCGGGCCGCGACGGCCACCAGCACCGACCCCGCCGAGCAGTTGGCCGCGTACGCGGCGGCCTATGTGCGCTTCGCCGCGCAGGAGCGCGCGCTGTTCGACATCACCTTCCTGGCCGGCCTCGACAAGGGCCGCCATGAGGAACTGGCCCGGGCGGGCGCCGCCCTGCACGACCAGTTGCTGCCGGTGGCCCGCGCCGTCGTCCCCGACCGGGAGGCAGCCCTCGACCTGCTGATCCGGATCTCCGCCGCCGCGCACGGGCTGTCCCTGTTCCTGCAGCAGAACATGCTGCCTCGCGGCCGGGACACCCTGGCGGCTGTCGAGGACCAGGCCGCCCGTACCGCGTACGCCCTCATCGACCAGCAGACACAGACCTCAGGGCGCCGCCGCGCCGGCCCGGGACGGCAGCGGTGA